From the genome of Bosea sp. Tri-49, one region includes:
- the prfB gene encoding peptide chain release factor 2 (programmed frameshift) yields the protein MRPEIQTQLDNAKQSIGLLRRHLDWDVAQRRLAELNALSEGPDFWNDAETAQKLMRERTSLEDQINGIIKLERELDDALTLIELGEMEEDEATVSEGEAAIKAVEVEAARRQVETLLSGEADMLDTYVEIHPGAGGTESQDWAEMLLRMYRRWGERRKFKVDVLDYQDGDQAGIKSATLQFKGHNAYGWLKTESGVHRLVRISPFDSNARRQTSFASVWVYPVVDDRIVIEVNESDCRIDTYRAQGAGGQHINTTDSAVRITHIPTGIAVTCQQERSQHKNRAKAWDMLRARLYEVELKKREDKANAEQASKTDIGWGHQIRSYVLQPYQLVKDLRTGVSSTAPSDVLDGDLDPFMEASLAQRVYGTEVEVEDID from the exons ATGCGCCCAGAGATTCAGACGCAACTCGACAACGCCAAGCAGTCGATTGGACTGCTGAGGAGGCATCTT GACTGGGATGTCGCACAACGACGCCTGGCGGAGCTGAACGCGCTTTCCGAAGGCCCGGATTTCTGGAATGACGCCGAGACCGCGCAGAAGCTGATGCGCGAGCGGACCTCGCTCGAAGACCAGATCAACGGCATCATCAAGCTGGAGCGCGAGCTCGACGACGCGCTGACGCTGATCGAGCTCGGCGAGATGGAAGAGGACGAAGCCACCGTCTCCGAGGGCGAGGCGGCGATCAAGGCCGTCGAGGTCGAGGCGGCGCGCCGCCAGGTCGAGACCTTGCTTTCGGGCGAGGCCGACATGCTCGACACCTATGTCGAAATCCATCCCGGCGCCGGCGGCACAGAGAGCCAGGACTGGGCCGAGATGCTGCTGCGCATGTATCGGCGCTGGGGTGAGCGGCGGAAGTTCAAGGTCGACGTGCTCGACTACCAGGACGGCGATCAGGCCGGCATCAAGTCGGCCACGCTGCAGTTCAAGGGCCACAACGCCTATGGCTGGCTGAAGACCGAATCGGGCGTGCACCGGCTGGTGCGCATCTCGCCTTTCGACTCCAATGCAAGGCGGCAGACCTCCTTTGCATCGGTCTGGGTCTATCCGGTGGTCGACGACCGGATCGTCATCGAGGTCAACGAATCGGACTGCCGCATCGACACCTATCGCGCACAGGGAGCGGGCGGTCAGCACATCAACACCACCGATTCGGCGGTGCGCATCACCCATATCCCGACCGGGATCGCCGTGACCTGCCAGCAGGAACGCTCGCAGCACAAGAACCGGGCCAAGGCCTGGGACATGCTGCGCGCCCGCCTCTACGAGGTCGAGCTCAAGAAGCGCGAAGACAAGGCGAATGCCGAGCAGGCCTCCAAAACCGATATCGGCTGGGGCCACCAGATTCGCTCCTATGTGCTGCAGCCCTATCAGCTGGTGAAGGATCTGCGCACGGGCGTCAGCTCGACAGCTCCGTCCGATGTGCTCGACGGTGATCTCGATCCGTTCATGGAGGCTTCGCTGGCGCAGCGCGTCTATGGCACCGAGGTCGAAGTCGAGGACATCGATTGA
- a CDS encoding SGNH/GDSL hydrolase family protein: MSPKKRSRGREILINLAVSVGSVVVFLLFCELVLFRFVLPASDVPRNTFVNEVVRYQPGQSGVWRVRDEIAAPFKINAQGWNSPLPNYSVERKPGVARIAFVGDSFVEALQVPFDKSFAEAVGAKLATAGPIEVQRFGVAGAPLSQYLQMIEREVIQRRPDRIVVNLVHNDFDESFAFKPGRYTSSFLKLKIEGGKVVGEVAPEPWRAGRLEFVRQSATARFLLYRWQVRPQALVDAILGPAKAAGEGGYAANIDVASVLAQEADIRVATDYLFGRLKVRTDAIGAKLQLVIDGDRAAIYAGRPDSPALKLNRIAAEMAGKHGIAFLDLHPVFAAEWAKAGKRFEFQADAHWNEYGHQVAAAAIIEALR; encoded by the coding sequence TTGAGCCCGAAGAAGCGCTCCCGCGGCCGCGAGATTCTGATCAATCTCGCGGTTTCGGTCGGCAGCGTCGTCGTCTTCCTGTTGTTCTGCGAGCTGGTGCTGTTCCGCTTCGTGCTGCCGGCGAGCGACGTGCCGCGCAACACCTTCGTCAACGAGGTGGTGCGCTACCAGCCGGGGCAGAGCGGCGTCTGGCGCGTGCGTGACGAGATCGCCGCGCCGTTCAAGATCAATGCGCAGGGCTGGAACTCGCCGCTTCCGAACTACTCGGTTGAGCGCAAGCCGGGCGTCGCCCGCATCGCCTTCGTTGGCGACAGCTTCGTCGAGGCGCTGCAGGTGCCGTTCGACAAGAGCTTCGCCGAAGCGGTTGGCGCCAAGCTGGCTACCGCGGGGCCGATCGAGGTCCAGCGCTTCGGCGTCGCCGGCGCTCCGCTCAGCCAGTATCTGCAGATGATCGAGCGCGAAGTGATCCAGCGGCGGCCCGACCGGATCGTCGTCAACCTGGTCCACAACGACTTCGACGAGAGCTTCGCCTTCAAGCCGGGGCGCTACACATCGAGTTTCCTCAAGCTGAAGATCGAAGGCGGCAAGGTCGTCGGCGAGGTCGCTCCCGAGCCATGGCGCGCCGGCCGGCTCGAATTTGTCCGCCAGAGCGCCACGGCGCGCTTCCTGCTTTATCGCTGGCAGGTCAGGCCGCAGGCATTGGTCGATGCGATCCTCGGGCCGGCCAAGGCCGCAGGCGAGGGCGGCTATGCCGCCAATATCGATGTGGCGAGCGTGTTGGCGCAGGAGGCCGATATCCGTGTCGCCACGGACTATCTGTTCGGCCGGCTGAAAGTGCGCACTGACGCGATCGGGGCCAAGCTCCAGCTTGTCATAGATGGCGATCGCGCGGCGATCTATGCCGGCCGCCCCGACAGCCCGGCGCTGAAGCTCAACCGCATCGCCGCCGAGATGGCTGGCAAGCACGGTATCGCTTTCCTCGACCTGCACCCGGTTTTCGCCGCCGAATGGGCCAAGGCCGGCAAACGCTTCGAGTTCCAGGCCGATGCGCACTGGAACGAGTACGGCCATCAAGTGGCGGCCGCCGCTATTATCGAAGCCTTGCGCTGA
- a CDS encoding M23 family metallopeptidase: MTGILSRRSFTISRSTALLGLSLLALTTAWSGATSWYILRKDDLAARLISRETSRQYAYEDRIAALRADVDRLASRALLDQDGVEARVGEIATRQAELESRQSLVNAVAESLQSAGIGVSQAAKSPLRQRMIKPEEPIRASGVTSFAPFASGKPTPAPETLPLRGADDRPAPWQSGEAEEPVPPAKRVAGALIQLDQSIERSSAAQLAALRDIDRTLGETQKTLRGALAETRLDTDKLAAANSVAKGVGGPLVPIDIDPTAGPFEATLSSLQPRIATVFSLRGLAERLPLNRPLDGELELSSNYGYRADPFTRGAALHTGMDLRAEHGAPVRATGPGKVVTAEYSGGYGNMVEIEHANGLTTRYAHMSAILVSLGQTVSSGTLVGRVGSTGRSTGPHLHYETRLDGDPIDPNRFLRAGNKLAGRV; encoded by the coding sequence GTGACCGGCATCCTGTCCCGCCGCAGCTTCACGATCAGCCGCTCGACCGCGCTGCTCGGCTTGAGCCTGCTGGCGCTGACCACCGCCTGGAGTGGTGCGACGAGCTGGTACATCCTGCGCAAGGACGATCTCGCCGCGCGGCTGATCAGCCGCGAGACCTCGCGCCAATACGCTTATGAGGATCGGATCGCGGCGCTGCGTGCCGATGTCGACCGGCTCGCCAGCCGTGCCTTGCTCGATCAGGACGGGGTAGAGGCCCGAGTCGGCGAGATCGCCACGCGCCAGGCCGAACTCGAATCGCGACAGTCCCTGGTCAACGCCGTCGCCGAGAGCCTGCAATCGGCCGGCATCGGCGTGTCGCAGGCAGCAAAGAGCCCGCTGCGCCAGCGCATGATCAAGCCCGAGGAGCCGATCCGTGCCTCCGGCGTCACCAGCTTCGCACCGTTCGCCTCAGGCAAGCCGACGCCGGCGCCGGAGACCCTGCCGCTGCGTGGCGCCGACGATCGTCCGGCCCCCTGGCAATCGGGCGAAGCCGAGGAGCCCGTACCTCCAGCCAAACGTGTCGCCGGGGCGCTGATCCAGCTCGATCAGTCGATCGAGCGCAGCTCGGCCGCCCAGCTCGCAGCCCTGCGCGACATCGACCGAACCCTCGGCGAGACACAGAAGACGCTGCGCGGCGCGCTTGCGGAAACCAGGCTCGATACCGACAAGCTCGCGGCCGCGAACTCCGTCGCGAAGGGTGTCGGTGGACCGCTCGTCCCGATCGACATCGATCCCACAGCCGGCCCCTTCGAGGCGACTCTGAGCTCATTGCAGCCGCGCATAGCGACTGTATTCAGCCTGCGCGGCCTCGCCGAGCGGCTGCCGCTGAACAGGCCGCTCGACGGAGAGCTCGAGCTGAGCTCCAATTACGGCTACCGCGCCGATCCCTTTACCCGCGGGGCCGCCTTGCACACCGGCATGGACTTGCGCGCCGAGCACGGAGCGCCTGTGCGCGCCACCGGCCCGGGAAAAGTCGTGACCGCCGAGTATTCGGGTGGCTACGGCAACATGGTCGAGATCGAGCACGCGAACGGTCTCACCACGCGCTACGCTCACATGTCGGCTATCCTGGTCAGCCTAGGCCAGACGGTAAGCAGCGGGACCCTCGTCGGCCGCGTCGGCTCGACCGGCCGCTCGACCGGGCCCCACCTGCACTACGAAACGCGGCTGGACGGCGACCCGATTGATCCAAACCGTTTCCTGCGGGCCGGCAACAAGCTAGCCGGGCGGGTCTGA
- a CDS encoding peroxiredoxin translates to MALNEGIAAPDFTLPTDGSGSLTLSSLRGGKVVLYAYPQDDTQSCTNEALSFDALRAEFAAAGATVIGISPDSVKRHDKFKQKYGLHLTLVSDEERTAIEAYGLWVEKQMYGRHYMGVERSTFLIDATGKIARVWAKVRVKGHAEDVLAAAREL, encoded by the coding sequence ATGGCGTTGAACGAAGGCATCGCGGCCCCGGACTTCACCTTGCCGACGGATGGCAGCGGCTCGCTCACACTGTCCAGCCTGCGCGGCGGCAAGGTCGTGCTCTACGCCTATCCGCAGGACGACACGCAAAGCTGTACCAACGAGGCGCTCTCCTTCGACGCACTGCGCGCGGAATTCGCTGCTGCGGGCGCGACAGTGATCGGCATCTCGCCCGATTCGGTGAAGCGCCACGACAAGTTCAAGCAAAAGTACGGGCTGCACCTCACTCTGGTTTCGGACGAGGAGCGGACGGCTATCGAAGCCTATGGCCTCTGGGTCGAGAAGCAGATGTATGGGCGGCACTATATGGGGGTCGAGCGCAGCACCTTCCTGATCGATGCGACGGGTAAGATCGCTCGCGTCTGGGCCAAGGTCAGGGTCAAGGGCCATGCCGAGGATGTGCTCGCAGCTGCCCGGGAACTCTGA